In Nocardioides conyzicola, one genomic interval encodes:
- a CDS encoding DUF1416 domain-containing protein — MCGATEGGLSLDGVDVKKEAIVQGQVLRDGQPVGNAYVRLLDRTGEFTAEVPTSASGHFRFFAGDGEWTLRTLAPKAEPVDNRVTASVGAVAEVVVAI, encoded by the coding sequence ATGTGCGGCGCGACTGAGGGCGGCCTGTCCCTCGACGGCGTGGACGTCAAGAAGGAGGCGATCGTCCAGGGCCAGGTGCTCCGCGACGGTCAGCCGGTCGGCAACGCCTACGTACGGCTGCTCGATCGCACCGGCGAGTTCACCGCCGAGGTCCCGACCTCGGCGAGCGGTCACTTCCGCTTCTTCGCCGGCGACGGCGAGTGGACGCTGCGCACCCTCGCCCCCAAGGCGGAGCCGGTGGACAACCGGGTGACCGCCTCGGTCGGCGCGGTCGCCGAGGTCGTCGTCGCGATCTGA
- a CDS encoding FABP family protein, which translates to MVFELPDNLHPDCAPVAWLLGRWGGRGKGDYPTIEPFEYAQELVFTHDGRPFFHYFARSWIVDADGEKVRDAAQEAGFLRCRPEGNLELVLAHSSGISEIWYGKAEVAKFELHTAGVGYTESAKEVTGGKRLYGTVNGDLLYAYDMAAMGQELQPHLWAQLERQ; encoded by the coding sequence ATGGTGTTCGAGCTGCCTGACAACCTGCATCCCGACTGCGCCCCGGTGGCCTGGCTCCTCGGTCGATGGGGCGGCCGCGGCAAGGGCGACTACCCGACGATCGAGCCGTTCGAGTACGCCCAGGAGCTGGTCTTCACCCACGACGGGCGACCGTTCTTCCACTACTTCGCCCGCTCCTGGATCGTCGACGCCGACGGCGAGAAGGTCCGCGACGCCGCCCAGGAGGCGGGCTTCCTGCGCTGCCGGCCCGAGGGCAACCTCGAGCTGGTGCTGGCGCACTCGTCGGGCATCTCCGAGATCTGGTACGGCAAGGCCGAGGTCGCCAAGTTCGAGCTGCACACGGCCGGCGTGGGCTACACCGAGTCGGCCAAGGAGGTCACCGGCGGGAAGCGGCTCTACGGCACCGTCAACGGCGACCTGCTCTACGCCTACGACATGGCGGCCATGGGCCAGGAGCTGCAGCCCCACCTCTGGGCGCAGCTGGAGCGGCAGTAG
- a CDS encoding MoaD/ThiS family protein: MHYWASARAAAGVSGDDLPVDGPITLTEVVRRAVALHPGTRLPEVLQVCSTLVGEQPVTTEDPGLVLVEPGSSVEFLPPFAGG; the protein is encoded by the coding sequence GTGCACTACTGGGCCTCGGCCCGCGCGGCCGCCGGTGTCAGCGGAGATGACCTGCCCGTGGACGGCCCGATCACGCTGACCGAGGTCGTACGCCGGGCCGTGGCGCTGCACCCGGGCACCCGGCTGCCCGAGGTGCTGCAGGTCTGCTCGACGCTGGTCGGCGAGCAGCCGGTGACCACCGAGGACCCCGGTCTGGTGCTGGTCGAGCCGGGGTCCTCGGTGGAGTTCCTGCCGCCGTTCGCCGGTGGCTGA
- a CDS encoding sulfurtransferase — protein MTRDNTLVTAQWVADNLNDPKVVLIEVDEDTTAYDKGHIEGAIKLDWTTDLQDQVRRDFVNKEQFEALLSSRGVANDDTVVLYGGNNNWFAAYAYWYFKLYGHQDVKLLDGGRKKWELDSRELTADLPTREATSYTASEQDSSIRAFRDEVVAAIGTQNLVDVRSPDEFAGRLLAPAHLPQEQAQRAGHIPTAASVPWSKAANDDGTFKSDEELKQIYSDAGVDWSKDTIAYCRIGERSSHTWFVLKELLGQENVKNYDGSWTEYGSLVGVPVALGDEPGEA, from the coding sequence ATGACCCGCGACAACACCCTTGTCACCGCCCAGTGGGTGGCGGACAACCTCAACGACCCGAAGGTGGTGCTGATCGAGGTCGACGAGGACACCACGGCCTACGACAAGGGCCACATCGAGGGCGCCATCAAGCTCGACTGGACGACCGACCTGCAGGACCAGGTGCGTCGTGACTTCGTCAACAAGGAGCAGTTCGAGGCCCTCCTCTCGAGCCGCGGCGTCGCCAACGACGACACGGTCGTGCTCTACGGCGGCAACAACAACTGGTTCGCGGCCTACGCCTACTGGTACTTCAAGCTCTACGGCCACCAGGACGTCAAGCTGCTCGACGGCGGCCGCAAGAAGTGGGAGCTCGACTCCCGCGAGCTGACCGCCGACCTGCCCACCCGCGAGGCGACGTCGTACACCGCGTCCGAGCAGGACTCCTCGATCCGCGCCTTCCGCGACGAGGTCGTCGCCGCGATCGGCACCCAGAACCTGGTCGACGTGCGCAGTCCCGACGAGTTCGCCGGCCGGCTGCTCGCTCCGGCCCACCTCCCGCAGGAGCAGGCCCAGCGCGCGGGCCACATCCCGACCGCGGCCAGCGTCCCGTGGAGCAAGGCGGCCAACGACGACGGCACCTTCAAGTCCGACGAGGAGCTGAAGCAGATCTACTCCGACGCCGGCGTCGACTGGAGCAAGGACACCATCGCCTACTGCCGCATCGGTGAGCGCTCCTCGCACACGTGGTTCGTGCTCAAGGAGCTGCTCGGCCAGGAGAACGTCAAGAACTACGACGGCTCCTGGACCGAGTACGGCTCCCTCGTGGGCGTCCCGGTCGCCCTCGGCGACGAGCCGGGCGAAGCCTGA
- a CDS encoding response regulator transcription factor: MSTLLLLTSALQPSAEVLPALALLGHQVKILPSEGSALLEAPDSDLLLVDGRQDLAHARDLCRLIRTTGTDVPVLLVCTEGGLAVVTHDWGMDDVVLHTCGPAELEARIKLAIGRLNARREADDPESHVIRSGEVVVDDATYTAKISGRPLDLTFKEFELLKFLAQHPGRVFSRQQLLQEVWGYDYFGGTRTVDVHVRRLRAKLGVENETLIGTVRNVGYRFVLPSKDQQAAADARATERIEESV, translated from the coding sequence ATGAGCACGCTCCTGCTTCTCACCAGCGCCCTCCAGCCGTCGGCGGAGGTGCTGCCGGCCCTGGCGCTTCTCGGTCACCAGGTCAAGATCCTTCCCTCCGAGGGCAGCGCCCTCCTGGAGGCTCCGGACTCCGACCTGCTCCTCGTCGACGGCCGCCAGGACCTGGCCCACGCCCGCGACCTCTGCCGCCTGATCCGCACCACCGGCACCGACGTGCCGGTTCTCCTGGTCTGCACCGAGGGCGGCCTCGCCGTCGTGACGCACGACTGGGGCATGGACGACGTCGTGCTGCACACCTGCGGCCCGGCCGAGCTCGAGGCGCGAATCAAGCTGGCCATCGGTCGGCTCAACGCCCGCCGCGAGGCCGACGACCCCGAGTCGCACGTCATCCGCTCCGGCGAGGTCGTCGTCGACGACGCGACGTACACCGCCAAGATCAGCGGCCGCCCGCTCGACCTGACCTTCAAGGAGTTCGAGCTGCTGAAGTTCCTGGCGCAGCACCCCGGCCGGGTCTTCAGCCGCCAGCAGCTGCTGCAGGAGGTGTGGGGCTACGACTACTTCGGCGGCACCCGCACCGTCGACGTGCACGTACGCCGCCTGCGCGCCAAGCTCGGCGTGGAGAACGAGACGCTGATCGGCACCGTGCGCAACGTGGGCTACCGGTTCGTGCTGCCGTCGAAGGACCAGCAGGCCGCCGCCGACGCTCGCGCGACCGAGCGGATCGAGGAATCCGTCTAG
- a CDS encoding DUF4395 domain-containing protein codes for MSTTSAPQRAQSAGIDPRGPRFAASITALVMIAVLLLAPSTVATVVLAAQAVVFAIGAARGVQHTPYSWLFRTLVRPRLGAPDELEDPAPPRFAQTVGLGFAVVGLVGFLTGVDLLGEIAVGFALLAALLNAVFNYCLGCEMYLLLKRATAH; via the coding sequence ATGTCCACGACCTCAGCACCGCAGCGGGCCCAGTCCGCCGGGATCGACCCGCGCGGTCCGCGGTTCGCCGCGAGCATCACCGCGCTGGTGATGATCGCCGTGCTGCTCCTGGCACCGAGCACGGTCGCCACCGTGGTGCTCGCCGCGCAGGCCGTGGTGTTCGCCATCGGCGCCGCCCGGGGCGTGCAGCACACGCCGTACTCATGGCTCTTCCGCACGTTGGTCCGTCCGCGCCTCGGTGCTCCGGACGAGCTCGAGGACCCGGCGCCGCCGCGGTTCGCCCAGACGGTGGGCCTCGGCTTCGCCGTCGTCGGACTGGTCGGGTTCCTGACCGGCGTCGACCTGCTCGGTGAGATCGCCGTCGGCTTCGCGCTGCTCGCGGCCCTGCTCAACGCGGTCTTCAACTACTGCCTCGGCTGCGAGATGTACCTGCTCCTCAAGCGCGCCACCGCGCACTGA
- a CDS encoding VanZ family protein — protein sequence MPIARPSVRTLSIVLAAYSALLAVALLAPTSGNQSEMASWVSDLGVWVGFSPETASQERAEFLCNIAILAPVSALGSLIWPRTTWRDWTAYTLLIAVLVELTQGLLLGSRTASNADIVANTLGGLVGAVVVLAGRRLVEWRSRTGPDGS from the coding sequence ATGCCGATCGCCCGCCCGTCCGTCCGGACGCTCTCGATCGTGCTTGCGGCCTACTCCGCGCTGCTCGCCGTCGCCCTGCTCGCGCCCACGTCGGGCAACCAGTCGGAGATGGCCTCGTGGGTCAGCGACCTCGGCGTCTGGGTCGGCTTCTCGCCCGAGACCGCGAGCCAGGAGCGGGCGGAGTTCCTGTGCAACATCGCGATCCTGGCGCCGGTGTCGGCGCTCGGGTCGCTGATCTGGCCTCGTACGACGTGGCGCGACTGGACGGCGTACACACTCCTGATCGCGGTCCTGGTCGAGCTCACCCAGGGGCTGCTGCTCGGCAGCCGGACCGCGTCGAACGCCGACATCGTGGCCAACACCCTCGGTGGCCTGGTCGGCGCGGTCGTGGTCCTGGCGGGGCGGCGACTGGTCGAGTGGCGGTCGAGAACTGGTCCGGACGGGTCATGA
- a CDS encoding folate-binding protein: protein MRSPLLDLPGAVGADGIDREVAAHYGSFNGEQRTLESGAGFVDLSHHDVVRVSGPDRLTWLHSLTTQHLESLAPKVWTGVLILSPNGHVEHAFFGYDDGESFTAFTEPGAAAALVGFLDRMRFMMRVEVADVTEELAVTWRPSANAEGPYAGYELIPRDQLTAYAEAAGPACGLWAFEALRIARGEPRLGLDTDHRTIPNEAGWIGPAVHLEKGCYRGQETVARVHTLGRPPRRLTLLHLDGSENRLPTVGTELLHGDKVVGFVGTSARHHELGPIALAMVKRNVPLDAQLTVEGMPAAQEVLVDPEVGLHVRPLR, encoded by the coding sequence ATGCGTAGCCCGTTGTTGGACCTGCCCGGTGCCGTCGGCGCCGACGGCATCGACCGCGAGGTGGCCGCGCACTACGGCTCCTTCAACGGTGAGCAGCGCACGCTGGAGTCGGGGGCCGGGTTCGTCGACCTCTCGCACCACGACGTCGTCCGTGTCTCCGGACCGGACCGGCTGACCTGGCTGCACTCGCTGACGACGCAGCACCTGGAGTCGCTGGCGCCGAAGGTGTGGACCGGGGTCCTGATCCTCAGCCCCAACGGCCACGTCGAGCACGCGTTCTTCGGGTACGACGACGGGGAGTCGTTCACGGCCTTCACCGAGCCCGGTGCGGCTGCCGCGCTCGTCGGGTTTCTCGACCGGATGCGCTTCATGATGCGCGTCGAGGTCGCCGACGTCACCGAGGAGCTGGCCGTCACCTGGCGCCCCTCGGCCAACGCCGAGGGCCCGTACGCCGGCTACGAGCTCATCCCGCGCGACCAGCTCACGGCGTACGCCGAGGCAGCCGGTCCGGCGTGCGGGCTGTGGGCGTTCGAGGCGCTGCGGATCGCGCGCGGTGAGCCGCGGCTCGGCCTGGACACCGACCACCGCACGATCCCCAACGAGGCCGGCTGGATCGGCCCGGCCGTCCACCTCGAGAAGGGGTGCTACCGCGGGCAGGAGACCGTCGCCCGCGTGCACACCCTCGGGCGCCCGCCGCGCCGGCTGACGCTCCTGCACCTCGACGGCTCCGAGAACCGGCTCCCCACCGTCGGCACCGAGCTGCTCCACGGCGACAAGGTGGTCGGCTTCGTCGGCACCTCGGCCCGGCACCACGAGCTCGGCCCGATCGCCCTGGCGATGGTCAAGCGGAACGTGCCGCTCGACGCGCAGCTCACCGTCGAGGGGATGCCTGCCGCCCAGGAGGTCCTCGTCGACCCCGAGGTCGGGCTGCACGTGCGCCCGCTGCGCTAG
- a CDS encoding thioredoxin family protein, with the protein MSSGAWIVVAVVVLGLGFGTYRALTDGRFRGTRQVRDAEPAPVVESVETPWTHVRTAVPTATLGEKATLLQFSSAFCAPCRATRRTLSEVAEVVPGVEHLEIDAEHHLELVRRLGILRTPTTLVLDATGAEVTRAAGAPRKEQVLAALVSVK; encoded by the coding sequence GTGAGCAGTGGAGCCTGGATCGTCGTCGCCGTGGTGGTCCTCGGCCTCGGTTTCGGCACCTACCGCGCGCTGACCGACGGCCGCTTCCGCGGCACGCGCCAGGTCCGCGACGCCGAGCCGGCTCCGGTGGTCGAGTCCGTCGAGACGCCCTGGACCCACGTACGGACGGCCGTCCCGACCGCGACGTTGGGGGAGAAGGCGACGCTGCTTCAGTTCTCCTCGGCCTTCTGCGCACCCTGCCGTGCGACCCGGCGAACCCTCTCCGAGGTCGCCGAGGTCGTGCCTGGCGTCGAGCACCTCGAGATCGACGCGGAGCACCACCTGGAGCTCGTCCGTCGCCTCGGCATCCTGCGGACGCCGACCACCCTGGTGCTCGACGCGACCGGCGCCGAGGTCACCCGCGCGGCGGGAGCGCCGCGCAAGGAGCAGGTTCTCGCGGCCCTGGTGAGCGTGAAGTGA
- a CDS encoding Fur family transcriptional regulator, whose amino-acid sequence MTDELASRLHSLGYRLTPQRQLVLQAVETLGHATPDEILAEVQQHASAVNVSTIYRTLEVLEELGLVRHAHLSDRAPTYHSVTDHVHFHLVCRNCHRVVSVDPEVLAPFASRLREEQGFVIDVGHLAIFGQCVECEDQDA is encoded by the coding sequence ATGACCGACGAGCTCGCCTCCCGGCTGCACAGCCTCGGCTACCGGCTGACCCCGCAGCGGCAGCTGGTGCTCCAGGCGGTCGAGACGCTCGGTCACGCCACCCCGGACGAGATCCTCGCCGAGGTGCAGCAGCACGCGAGCGCGGTCAACGTGTCCACGATCTACCGCACGCTCGAGGTGCTCGAGGAGCTCGGCCTGGTCCGCCACGCGCACCTGTCGGACCGCGCCCCGACGTACCACTCCGTCACCGACCACGTGCACTTCCACCTGGTCTGCCGGAATTGTCACCGCGTCGTCTCGGTTGACCCAGAGGTGCTGGCTCCGTTCGCGAGCCGGCTCCGCGAGGAGCAGGGGTTCGTCATCGATGTCGGACACCTGGCGATCTTCGGCCAGTGTGTGGAGTGTGAGGACCAGGATGCGTAG
- the mshD gene encoding mycothiol synthase yields the protein MPALDLDLIADIAAAAEAEDGAAPLDEATWRALRHHPETVRSWTSADGVALLIGDQLSLVVHPSARGRGVATELLAEVPEGGQSAWSHGDHPAAAALARSHGFERVRSLWVMRRPTSLPLPELAVPPGLTVRGYTPADADEIVRVNAAAFAHHPEQGAMDAAELAERMAEPWFDPAGLLLATDGERVLGFHWTKQHSPDLGEVYVVGIDPSAQGRGLGKVLTLAGLHHLAGLGVAEILLYVESDNAPAVAVYSGLGFTHADADTHVMYRRD from the coding sequence GTGCCCGCCCTCGACCTCGACCTGATCGCCGACATCGCTGCTGCTGCCGAGGCCGAGGACGGTGCGGCTCCGTTGGACGAGGCGACCTGGCGGGCGCTGCGGCACCACCCGGAGACCGTGCGGTCGTGGACGTCCGCCGACGGCGTCGCGCTGCTGATCGGTGACCAGCTGAGCCTCGTCGTACACCCCTCTGCCCGCGGGCGCGGGGTGGCGACGGAGCTCCTCGCAGAGGTGCCCGAGGGCGGGCAGAGCGCCTGGTCGCACGGCGACCACCCGGCGGCGGCGGCGCTTGCGCGCAGCCACGGGTTCGAGCGGGTGCGGTCGCTGTGGGTGATGCGTCGGCCGACGTCGCTTCCTCTCCCCGAGCTCGCCGTACCTCCCGGGCTGACGGTCCGCGGCTACACGCCGGCGGACGCCGACGAGATCGTCCGGGTCAACGCGGCGGCGTTCGCGCACCACCCCGAGCAGGGCGCGATGGACGCGGCCGAGCTGGCCGAGCGGATGGCCGAGCCGTGGTTCGACCCGGCAGGCCTGCTCCTAGCGACCGACGGCGAGCGGGTGCTCGGCTTCCACTGGACCAAGCAGCACTCGCCCGACCTGGGCGAGGTCTACGTGGTCGGCATCGACCCGAGCGCGCAGGGCCGGGGTCTCGGCAAGGTGCTGACGCTGGCGGGTCTCCACCACCTCGCCGGCCTCGGGGTCGCCGAGATCCTGCTCTACGTGGAGTCCGACAACGCGCCCGCCGTGGCGGTCTACTCAGGCCTGGGCTTCACCCACGCCGACGCCGACACCCACGTGATGTATCGCCGCGACTAG